TTGTAAAaccaatataattttattatatatattatattatatatactcctGGATATACAGTCTTAATTTAAAGATACATATTTATATTGCTGTGTAGTGATTACTCGAGGTAATATAATGTTAAATGGAGACAATTACATTAGAGCCCATTTTAAATTAACCTGATTTTACTTCTTAACAGATCCCACCTGGGCTAGTCTGAACTTGGGAGCACTGATTTGCATTGAGTGCTCAGGAATTCATCGTAATCTCGGGACGCATTTATCCCGGGTGCGCTCTCTGGATCTGGACGACTGGCCCAGTGAGCTCACCAAGGTGCTAACGGCTATCGGCAACCACATGGCCAACAGCGTCTGGGAGAAGTGTACACAAGGACGACAAAAAACAACACCTGAAGCAACGAGGTGAGTGCAGCACAGTGTCGGCTGTTTTCTTTGAGTGTCTGTTTATCTTGCATTGTGCagatatattgatttttttttgcatgaatatTATTAAACAGTTTTTAACAACCTGCTtcacatataatatattatataaatatatataatttgtatatatgatataatacaTAAACAAAAGGATTTTCCTAATGGCGTCCATTTCCACCCAATCAAAAACACTTGAACGCATTCGTCATTTTCGAGGCGGACTTGAAGGCAGCAATAGTGTGTTTAAACAATGAAATCCGGAGAGGCATCTTTGTGAAGGTGTACCTGTAGTCTGATTCATCTGTGTGTTGCCTTGAAAAGGAATAAGGgtcaaaaaaatgcaaaagaatTGGCAAAGAGAAGCTACAAAAGAACatctgattagtgccagtttcatcagtctCAAGGCCACTGTGTTGAGCAGTTTTGGCAGCACTTAAACAagttgtgttatttttaataagcttttgtGTGACCTAATATGGAAATAAAGCAATGACTTTAGAAAGTCTAATTTGGGTCAGAGTCTAAGGAAGTTTGGAGCTCTTACGCTTCAATACATATATCGATATTTGACACCACAAACGAAAACGATATATTGATTTGCGATTTATCATAATTTTGATATTTTCACCGTACAAATTTGTGATGATCAGTTGCAAAGGTAAATCTGATTAAACTCTGATTTTACATATGCTCccactgtgtgttttgtgtttgactCAGAGAGCAGAGAGAGTCGTGGATCAGGGCTAAATATGAGCAGAAGCTGTTTGTGGCGCCCTTGCCGGCGCAGGCTGAGGGCCCAGGGGAGGTGACGTCGGCTCAGCTGCTGAGCGCCGTCACGGACCGAGACCTTCCCCGGATCCTGCTGCTGCTGGCCCACAGCACCAAGGAGCAGCTCAACGCCCCGCCGGCCGGATCCCCAATCCAGCCCCAAAGCCCCCTACACGCCGCCTGCCAACTGGGGGACGTGGTCATGACTCAGCTTCTAGTCTGGGTAAGAGTGGCATACTGCATAAAAATACACGATAATATCAGACAATCAGcattgtttctctgattttgctatttataggtttatgtttgagtaaaattaacattattgttttattctataaactacagacaacatttctcccaaattacaaataaaaaatattctcatttagagcatttatttactctACAtagttcacagttttcatgcatcttggcatcatgttctcctccaccagtcttacacactgcttttggataactttatactgctttactcctagtacaaaaattcaagcagttcaatttggtggtttgagggcttgtgatcatccatccttcaatttggtaaaatcaaagaaactcataatttttaagtgctctcttatttttttccaaagctgtagtcTAAGTTTAAATATTAGAAAAAGATGCACCTGACCACCACCTGATACCACATTGTAACCCTAACAACCACCAAAGATTATTggaagattttgagttaaagaggaggagaaaatatgatctgttatatggttataaacactccttcagttaaaatagttccattgctgctctgtttggagctgcgtttgtgctgtttggtttgtaagcgctgcattgttgctaggttacctgtatgtggcggagtaatatatggagcgcttcggttacagtgcattaccagctgataatggcactcatagaacacctctcagccaatcatattgcagggttGGTACTAACTGTGGTATTATAGATAATAACTGATTTTATCTTTCTCTCCGCAGTACGGCAGCGACGTAAAAGCAAAAAATCCCCAAGGCCAAACAGCTCTAACACTGGCGCGGCAAGCTGGGAGCCAAGAGTGCGTTGAGATCCTTCTCCAACACGGCTGCCCCAGCGAGACCTCACCAACCACCCCCACCCCCGTTCTGTCTCGCAAAGGTAGCATCACGAGTCTCGGACGTGTCAACTCGCGGAGACGGGTCTCGTAACTAAGAAAAACATCACCATGGACAGATAAACTTTCTTCCTTTCTGACAAAAAAACTGctccatttttatttaattttcttaccAGGCTGTGTTTGTCTCAGTGGATGTTTTTCTCTGTCCTCATGTCATTATAAACGTCCAATCGGAAACGTCctcagaaaaaaaagcaaaaaactttCCTGTCAATGTTCGAAATTAGCAAGACGGCTTCAGAGGAAtggaaaaggcttttttttttcaagtacagATACTGTTTTCAGTCAAAAGCAATATTATACATGCTAATTACACTGTAGTATATCTATTACAacgttaaaaataataatgtagctTAGAGAGTTGTTTCTCAAAGCAATCTGAGGACATGTATTCAACATTACTGTATGACTGTCATAAAAACAACTGTTCCTTATAATAAGCAACTGAATCGAAGGCAAATGATCATGTTTATATGGGAAAAGGAATAGTATTTGTCATTGTGCAGCATTTCTATATACTAGAGTTAATAAACTACAATCTTTAAACTTTTTGGCAAAATCTTGCTGTTTTCTTTTATGGTTTAGAGCCTAAATCCAGTAGATTTTcaaattttgtcactttacaaccacaactttaaatgtattttattgagatttaaagtgagagatcaacacaaagtagcacatatacaaatacaaataaaaatctgaaaaaaatgtgttgttCAAATCTATCAATACTTAATAGAGCCACCTTTTACTGCAATTCCAGCTCCAAGTCTTTTGGGATCTATATAGACATTGAGATTtttcctccattcttctttataaatcagctgaagatcagtcaggttggatggagagtgttggtctgtgaacagcagttttcatgtctctccacagaagatcaatgagatttaggtctttaggactttaactggatcattctaacacatgaatattctctgatctaaatcattctagctccactgtagctctggctgtatgtttaaggtcatcatcttgctggaagatctcaagtcttttgcagcctccaacagcttttcttcttccaggattgttctgtatttatttatctccatccatcttccctccatcaactctgaccagcctCCTAAATCTgtacctgctgaagaaaagcccaccccacagcatgatgctgccaccaccatgtttcacagtggggattgTGTGTCCAGGGTAAGTAGTTATGGTGGCAGGAGAGCTTGTAGAGATATATATTAGCACACCAAAGCTTACTTTTAGTACAAAATTAGTTAGTAGATTTACATGTTCTAATCTTTTTGAATAACAATTAAAtcgtatattttaattatatgtcAAAACAGCCCTTTTAAAGTTAGTATAGGGTTGAGTTGCAGCCATAATGAGTAAACTTGCACAGtgcatattttgtacattttgtacattaagtatcttgtctttgtagtgtattcaattgaatataaGTTAAAAGGGATTTGCAAATcatcatattctgtttttatttatgttttacacaacattcCAACACGCAATTAGAGAGGACAAATTATATAGTAATAGGACAAACCTAGACAGTGCCACTTAGTTAGCTAGTATCATCAACAAGACCTTTGTAGTGTATGATATTTATAGCTGCCCACCCCAGCCCTGATAAGAGCTGCTTGGGCTCTGATGTGAAATCTCTACGGGAAAACACACCTCTGAAACCTGAAATTATCtttaatagttaaattatagtcaTTTTCAATGACTTGCTGCCCACTGAGACACTTTTAACattgtgtgtttttatcttgttatttatttcattcatattatattttagtattttcttattattattttattttattgggtGGAACTGGACTGTGAGATTACAAATGACAATGACAAagtctctttgaatacttaaaatacgacaaattatacagctctggaaaaaaaataagagaccacttaaaaatcatgagtttctttgattttaccaaactaaaaacctctggaatataatcaagaggaagatggatgatcacaagccatcatccaccaaactgaactgcttgaatttttgcaccaggagtaaagcagcataaagttatccaaaagcagtgtgtaagactggtggaggagaacatgatgccaagctgcatgaaaactgattaaaaaccagggttattccaccaaatattgatttccgaactcttaaaactctctgataatattataatttgggatttgggagaaaagttgcctgtagtttatagaataaaacgatgtttcttttactcaaacatatacatataaatagcaaaatcaagttAGCTATGATCATAAACAAGGCTTCTGTAGGGTATGATATTTATAGGGCCTAGTTAGTGTTTATAAAGTAGACAGTAGAGTtagtggtggaggtggtggcaCTGTTTATTTGTTCCCACAGAGCTGCAGCACCAGCATCATGTAACCTAACGTTACCTAGACCTTTGTTTACCTCtgcttttctgtctgtctgtctcctctGTCCTGGGGTTTGGTTGTTTGGGTGCCTGGGtggatgctgagggatgatgctggtgatgatgatgatgaggcaCTTATAGGTTAAGTTGGCTGACTCCATGAGGCATCCAGAAACCATAGGCGCTCTCCCAGCCGGCTGCCCACCCCAGCCCTGATAAGAGGTGCTCGGGCTCGGGGAGTACGGCATCCAGTGGCCTCTGATTCGGGGAAAAACGTAAAATAAGGGAAAACTGGAGAAGAAAAGCGTCCACTGCCGCTCTGTGGGTAAATAAAAAAGCTAATATTTACTATATGTGTACAGACAGATAGCTAACTAGATAACAAGCTAGCTAGATAACCTACCGATTCAGTAGATTatttagctatctagctaactagcttagctagcagAACTCTACTGTAGGCCAGcttggctttaaaaaaaaggttagcttagcttagcttcccTAGCTAGCAGGCTCTGTTAACCTAGTTAacatggctagctagctaacgcagCCAATGCACCGCGTTAgtttgctaactagctagctagctagcttgctggcTTGTTAGCTAGCGTAAGTAAACGACGTGCTGGCTaatgtgttagctagttagctatgaaGTCTGTGTGTTAAACTAACATAGCTAGCTAGGCTAGCGCTTCCTTTGTCTAAGCTTACAAACTGGCTAGACCGATAGCTTAGCTtgttagctggctaacgctatcTGACAGGCTGAAAGTCTGTGGTAAGTTTTAGATAAGGTTAGCAAGCTAGCGTAGCTAGGTTACACGTTACCTGTGTTATTGAGGAGCGAGTAGTCTCTTAGTTGTCTAAATTAGCTTGCTAGCAAATCTAGCTAAGCTATATGGTATGTTGGTGGGGTACTTTTAAACACAGCATAATAAAGCTACTTAACTTACATCAGTAACaagctagcctagctaactaCTTAACTGGCTAAGCTAGCAAGCTAACTGGTTTAATTTGCTCAGCGTTGGGTTTATAGCCTACAGCAAAGCGCCCCCATTGTCTGCATAGCTTGCTAACATGCCAGTTAACCAACTGCTTAGATCGacagcttagctagctagctagcttaggtaacgttagctagctagctagacaaCTAGCTAGCGTTGCTAGGATACGCTACCTGTGTTATTGGGGAGCGAGTGGTTGCTTAGTTAGCATAATTAgctttttatacacatttatatagaccGTTTTCTGGTAATTGTAAAGGCAGCACATACATATAGCTAGCTATATTAGCTCGCTAGTTACCTGAAATCAGCAGCTAGGTAgcctagctagttaactagctacttGACTGGCTTGCTAAATGTGAGAGGCTACATACAGTGAGCTATCTAGCTATTTTTCTCGCTAAGTATGTGGTAACTTTTTTGTATATCCAAtattttgacaggtactgtatgaAGAATTCTAATCTTTAGACCTcagcttgagtaaaagtaaaaaagtatttgcctattttatttagctagctggctgcttAAGTATTGAACTGAAATTTTAATGTCTTGTTATCATTTATAAATTCATTCTATCATTGTTTCATCAATCATCATATCATCAATGGCTATTACAATGATCgtaaaaagcataaaacactgtGGCTATACAAATAACAACCATTTGGTAGTATGAAGTGAATGGGAAATGCTTGAATAGGAAGTGTAGGGTGAAGATTTATTTGAAAATAAGTTCAAAGTTTAAGTATAATAATACAAACCCTGCTTTAAACAAGTTCACAAATGAATTTTGTGAATGTGAATTTAATTTAGGCTATGTCATCAGTCATTCCCAAAATTGTATGAGGTTGCACTGTACACAGCAAATACTTCAGTACACAAACAAGTACAGTAACAAGTTACATTTACCTTGTTAACATTCACACAGTTGTTAAAAATATATGTGGTAAAATACTTTCTGCAGAACATAGTTTACAGCAGATTTTTGCTTATTTCCCAGAGAATCCAAAACCACTTTTAAAAACAAGAGCTACTGAGTTGGTCATTATTTTAACACttctttttaactctttaaaaaacTCACTGTTTAAACAGGTCATAATCATAACAAAAAATAACTCTTGCTCTCATGTTTTCTTTGTTTCAGTTAATCTGAGCTGCAGTGCCAGCCATGCGGATCCGGCTGCAGGGCTCGGGCCACGCAGCCCTTCTCCTCACCGAGCTCAACCGCTGCCGTCTCTCCAGGCTGCTCTGTGATGTGGTCCTGCAGGTTGGAGGACGTTCCTTCCCGGCCCACCGCGTAGTTCTTGCCTGTGCTGGATCCCATTTTCACAGTCTGTTCTCCAGGAACTCTTTCAGCCAGGGTGGAGGTCCGATCACCATCTCTTTAGACTTCATCTCCGCGGCCAACTTTGAGAAAGTCTTAACGTTTATTTATACGGGCGAGATCCTCACAGACTTGATAGATGTCGGGGTGATGTACGAGCTGGCTGAAAGACTGGGCGTGAGGGAGTTGGTGCGTGCTTGCCATGCTACCTTTCCTGACATGAAAAGCTCAGATGGAGACGTAGATCCGGACATGGCTCCTGCCACTACCGTGGCCTCTGCCTCCGCTTGCTCTTCTTCCGCGGCCTCCTGCTCCTCGCTGTCGTCTCCTGCTGCTCCGACCCCAATCGCTCCTTCCCCGCTCCCTCAGAGCAGAGGTTCCAGGCTGAACCGTGCTCACGTGGCTCCATTATCGTTCTCTCAGTCCCCTAAACCACAGGACGGCTTTCAGTTGCACTTGGGTTACGGTCAACTGGTCGACAGCAAGCATAGCCCATTGGATGGCCATCATCCTCAAGCTTCAGAGATTCTTCCAGGTCTGACTCTGCCGCTTAAAACagagcagcaggagcaggaagaggaggagaaagtgGATGAGGCTGATAACTCAGAAGACCAAGCAGTTGTTAGCGAGAGCAGACCTGTGCTAACAGAGGCATGCTCCGTTCCTGACTCCTCAGCACAGGCTGGAGGAGAAACCTGCGCTCCATCGTCCTCTTCTGGAGATCCTCTGGAAAACCTGCAGCTCAGGGCGGTCGAAGGTGGTGTTGGACTTGGAGAAGTAAAAGAGGCTGTTTTGTTCGGGGAAGAGGATGACGCGGAAAAACAGAGCCTGCAAGAAGGGTCAGCAGAGGATGGAGATCAGTGGAGGGCGCTGGCAGGGGACATAATCGAACTGAGCGACGACGAAGAGAATTATATCGAGGAAGACGAAGAAGACGAGGAGCTGATGTGTATAGAAAATGGTGGAAACTGCACATCAGCCAGTCTGGGTCAGCTGCCTTCACTGTCACAGCCCTGTAAAGCCTGTGGAGTTTTGCTGCCGGCGGACAACACCGCCCTTCGCTCTCACGCAGAGACGCACCTCTCCGAGACGGGGAGCTGTCGAGTGTGTGGCGCTTCCTTTCCGGACCGTGCTGCCAGCGTCACCCATGCCCTCACACACGTGGGCATCATGCTGTTCTCCTGCGACATCTGCGAGCTCCAGTTCTGCAGCGAGGCCAAACTGATCCGACACAGGCGCCAGTCGGCGGCCAGATGCGTTCCCCAGCAGCCCAGCCAGCTGAACAGCACCTCTCAGGGGCCTGGAGGAGAACTGCAGTGTGCTGTCTGTGCTAAATCTATTCCTAAAGACTTTAAGGTctgtgttttaatctgttaatttttttatttgtaataacatGGTCACTTAGGGTGCTGTACCTACATTGTTTGGTCATGTTTTGGTCATGGTCTGGTTTAGGGCTGGGTATCCTTTCTAAATTTTCGACACAGATATGTTATTTTAAATTTGATACTCAAAACAGTACTTTTTTGTGATACCTTTTTCTTAATTGCTTCAAGAAAACAAAAGCTCTAATTATTCTTacacagtgtatttatttaatagctGACATGAGTAATCTTATTCTTATACTATCACCATGAGAGGCTGCTATCTTTCTAGATTCTCCCAGGGACTATTTCACAATAATTTCTAGAATTTTGACGACAATGTAATAAGTAATGTTCTTCTTATAGAATATTAATTGGTCGCTCAGTATATAAAtggaaattaaatttttttatttacttaaacacAAGAATATAAATATCTTTCATATCTTTCATACCTTGAGCACTTGGACATCGCTGTGCACGCTCTCCACGTTTGGCACGTTTATGTGTTTGTTGTCCTGTTCTATTATCATTATGATAAAatgccttttttgtttttgtccattttctCCACCTCTAATCTTTCTCTATAATTCTCTGGCCTTTCCTTTCAGGCTGTGAGGGATCACGTACAGAACCACGTGTGTTTGCGGACCCTGCGATGCGGCGTCTGCCAGTCGCTCCAGCCCTCTCGCTGTACTCTACTCTGGCACACCTTAACGCACCTCCTCCTCATCCACTCCTGCCCGCAGTGCGCCTGCCCCTTCCTGGAGCGGCCTCTGCTGGACAGACACCTGGCCATGCACGCCGAAGAAGGAGGACCGTCGAAAGAGGGCGATGGGAGCCAGGAGGGTGGAACCGAAGGCCGGGGGGAGTTCCAGTGCTTCTTGTGTCCACAGACCTTCCGATCAGACACAGCCTTCCATTACCACCTCAGCATGCACCCCAGCGAGATGCACGGTGGCCAGGCCTGGCCAGCCAAGCGCAAGGCGGACCACCCGCTGGAgttttcctcctcctcttcctctcctctggAGGCCAGCGGCTTGGGCAAGTTCAGCAGCCTGGGGTTCAACCTCAACATGGGCGTCGGCTTTCCGGAGAAGGTGATTCAGGCGGGAATGCCGTTCCCGGCTGGACTTCTGCACAACGGGAGCCCCGCGGGAGCCGGGATTAAGCAGAAGTGGTACCGCTGTCGGTACTGCGGGAAACGCTTTGCGCACTCAGGTGAGTTTACCTACCACCtgcgaattcacacaggagagaagcccTACCAGTGCAAGGTGTGCCTGCGCTTCTTCCGCGGCCGTTCCACCATGATCTGTCACCTGAAGACGCACGCCGGCGCCCTCATGTACCGCTGCACCGTCTGCGGCCTCTACTTCTCCACGCTCAAGATGGTCTCCTCGCACATGGAGCTCCACAAGGACCATTTGCCTCCGGACTTCAACATAGAGGAGACTTTCATGTACAACGACCACTCCAAAGAGCCTCTCCCCAACCTGGACTTGTGAGGTTCAGTTTGCACATTTCTACTGTGCCTCGATGCTCAATGTTTAGAGACACACCGAAAATTGGCCCGAAAATTGTTTCTTAAACTGAAAACCTGTGTTTCTTTTGGCTAAAAACTGTTGAGaaaatattacaaaacaaaaGTGAGTAGGGTTTAAGTGTTTATTCATTCCTCTAACACTACAGTTTTTAATTCAGTGTGAAATTTGAGACTtgagttgtagtaaaacatgctcaacacccccagcattcccaaatacagtgcttttagccaatgctctcaACTAAcaggctatttttacaccattaacaaactcaaagtagcttcaaAAATCATTGGTAGAATTATGAGACCCTGACGTTTAAAACTAGGCATTGagagctttaaaactgcacagatagtttattaaaacactgtttatacacctGTGTGTATACCTGCGCACTGCCATCTTAAAATTAAGCCATGATAATTAATAAGCGTTGACTTATGAGCATGAATGAATAGGTAGGGTAGGAAAGGATTGCAGAATTAGTTCAGTGGAAACGCTTGAATTCTAGctgttgctaaaaaaaataacaaatagcaTAAACTTATAAACTTACCTGAAAAGGATTTActactacctgtgcacttttaaagttgtcAGTGCTCTCAGAATtgtaccaataaagtgtggagctactttaagcttctttgttaatgtttttttgcagGGGTAACTCTATGCCCTTGTCGTTAGCGCTTTAAGCtagttgggagcatcggctaaaagcgctgtatttgggaatgctgagGGAGAATAGAGTGGAATAttagacaaaagtttgtacttgttatcatgtttcactacaacctaCAAGTCcgtttcacactggatttctcctatAAAAAAGGAAATTATCAGAATTTTAAaacttcttttattattaaaggtaGACTAGCACAGAAAGTGCTTAAAAATCCAACACTATATACAGTTTAATTGGAATTGatgattagaataaaataaactcggttattcaataatttaaaaaaaggccCATTTAAAACAAACGCAAGTGTTTTTTATTCGGTTTCGGTTTGGCCAAGAGTTCAGTTTATCACTAATAATACTGTTGCTCATTATCTGTCACTGTAATGTCTGTAGATTTTAGGATGTAGCTAAATATTTATGTGTTCGGGAAAGGAGATATTTATACTATAAGGATTGGGACATTTTGCTGCctaatagaataaaaacaaagcCACTGTCAGCATGTTATTATCACATTAAGGTACGttgcatttttacaaaaaatatctTATAAAATGCGCTAAAATTGACAAGTCATTATTATCACACAGCAAGTCGTATCTTGTTATTTTGAGGGCATTAAAAATGACAGTTATTTAGTTATGCAGAAAATTGTGTTGCTCATTATGCGACAATTTCCTTAAACTTTGGTACATTTTGGAATATTCTGACCCATTATTTTAATTActtcacatttatttaaataaatccaGTGCAGTAGTCGTAGTATTaagttatttattatatatt
The Astyanax mexicanus isolate ESR-SI-001 chromosome 13, AstMex3_surface, whole genome shotgun sequence DNA segment above includes these coding regions:
- the LOC103044367 gene encoding zinc finger and BTB domain-containing protein 39 yields the protein MRIRLQGSGHAALLLTELNRCRLSRLLCDVVLQVGGRSFPAHRVVLACAGSHFHSLFSRNSFSQGGGPITISLDFISAANFEKVLTFIYTGEILTDLIDVGVMYELAERLGVRELVRACHATFPDMKSSDGDVDPDMAPATTVASASACSSSAASCSSLSSPAAPTPIAPSPLPQSRGSRLNRAHVAPLSFSQSPKPQDGFQLHLGYGQLVDSKHSPLDGHHPQASEILPGLTLPLKTEQQEQEEEEKVDEADNSEDQAVVSESRPVLTEACSVPDSSAQAGGETCAPSSSSGDPLENLQLRAVEGGVGLGEVKEAVLFGEEDDAEKQSLQEGSAEDGDQWRALAGDIIELSDDEENYIEEDEEDEELMCIENGGNCTSASLGQLPSLSQPCKACGVLLPADNTALRSHAETHLSETGSCRVCGASFPDRAASVTHALTHVGIMLFSCDICELQFCSEAKLIRHRRQSAARCVPQQPSQLNSTSQGPGGELQCAVCAKSIPKDFKAVRDHVQNHVCLRTLRCGVCQSLQPSRCTLLWHTLTHLLLIHSCPQCACPFLERPLLDRHLAMHAEEGGPSKEGDGSQEGGTEGRGEFQCFLCPQTFRSDTAFHYHLSMHPSEMHGGQAWPAKRKADHPLEFSSSSSSPLEASGLGKFSSLGFNLNMGVGFPEKVIQAGMPFPAGLLHNGSPAGAGIKQKWYRCRYCGKRFAHSGEFTYHLRIHTGEKPYQCKVCLRFFRGRSTMICHLKTHAGALMYRCTVCGLYFSTLKMVSSHMELHKDHLPPDFNIEETFMYNDHSKEPLPNLDL